The following nucleotide sequence is from Chiroxiphia lanceolata isolate bChiLan1 chromosome 29, bChiLan1.pri, whole genome shotgun sequence.
TGGGGAGGTTTTTAGGGGCTCCCAGATgtagtttggggtttgtttagGGGCTGAGTCTCCCTGATGTAATTTGGGCAGGTTCTCAGGGGCTGAGGCTCCCTGATGTCTTCCCAGGAGGTTTTTAGGGTCTGAATCTCCCCAGAGCAGTGTGGGGAGGTGTTTTTAGGGTCTGAGTCTCCTCTATGCAGTTTGGGGAGGTTTTTAGGGCTCCCAGATGTAATTTAGGGAGGTTTTCAGGGGCTGAGGCTCCCTGATGTCTTTTCAGGAGGTTTTTAGGGTATGAATCTCCCCAGAGCAGTTTGGGGAGGTTTGTAGGTGCTCTCAGATgtagtttggggtttgtttacGGGCTGAATCTCCCTGGAGCAGTTTAGGGAGGTTTTCAGGGGCTGAGGCTCCTCAGTGTCTCCCAGGGTGTTTTTTAGGGTCTGAATCTCCCCAGTGCAGTTTGGGGAGGTTTTTAGGGGCTCCCTGATgcagtttggggtttgtttagGGGCTGCATCTCCCCAACGTAATTTGGGTAGGTTTTCAGGGGCTGAGGCTCCTCAATGTCTTTTCAGGAGCTTTTTAGGGTCTGAATCTCCCCAGAGCAGTGTGGGGAGCTTTTTAGGGGCTCCCAGATGTCATTTGGGGAGGTTTTCAGGGACCGAGGCTCCTCCATGtctttaggggtttttttaggggcCAAATCTCCCCACTGCAGTTTGGGGAGGTTTGTAGGGTCTGAGTCTCCTCAGTGCAGTTTGGGGAGGTTCTCAGGGGCTCCCCAGTGCAGTCTGGGGTTTGTTTAGGGGCCAAATCTCCCCTCTGCAGTCTGGGGAGGTTCTCAGGGTCTGAGTCTCCTCAATGCAGTTTGGGGCTCCCCAGAGCAGTTTGGGGAGGTTTGTAGGGGCTCCCTGATgcagtttgggggtttttttaggggcCAAATCTCCCCAGTGCACTTTGGGGAGGTTCTCAGGGGCTCCCCAGAGCAGTTTGAGGAGGTTTTCAGGGGCTCCCCAGTACAATTTGGGGAGGTTTTCAGGGGCTCCCCAGTgcagtttggggtttgtttagGGGCCAAATCTCCCCAGTGCAGTTTGGGGAGGTTTTCAGGGGCTCCCTGCTGCAGTCTGGGGAGGTTCTCAGGGGCTCCCCAGAGCAGTTTGGGGTCTGTTTAGGGGCCAAATCTCCCCAGTGCAGTTTGGGGAGGTTCTCAGGGGCTCCCCAGAGCAGTTTGGGGTCTGTTTAGGGGCCAAATCTCCCCAGTGCAGTTTGGGGAGGTTCTCAGGGGCTCCCCAGAGCAGTTTGGGGTCTGTTTAGGGGCCAAATCTCCCCAGTGCAGTTTGGGGATGTCCCCAGGGGCTCCCCGCTGCACTCTGGGGACGTCCCCAGGGCCCGAGGCCCGTCCCCGTGTCCCGGGGCGCTCCGCAGGGTCCCTTTCCCCCCGGGGCAGCGTCCCGGCGCCCCCggagcagcagagcccctcAGCCCTTGTTGAAGGCGGCCAGCACGGCCCAGATCATCTCGCAGCCGCCGCGGGCCTTGGCCGCCTCCAGCTCGGGGTCGAGGTCCAGCAGGTCGCGGGCGCGGGCCAGGGCCAGCTCGTACCTGTCGTCGGCCAGCGCGCCGAAGACGCCCTCCAGCACGTCGGAGGAGTGGGCCAGCACGAGCAGGGCCAGGGTGCGGGGCTCCAGGCGCCGCGGGTCGCGGGCCCAGCGCTCCAGGACGCTCTCCTGCAGCCGCCGCTGCAGCCGCAGCTTCTCGGCGCCGTTGCTGAGGGGGTGGGTGGTCATGTCGAAGAGCAGGAAGTTCTGCTTCTCCGTGCCCAGGATCCCCTTCTCCACCAGCGCCTTGGCCAGGCGCTCCCGCACGTTCCGCAGCTGGAACTGCAGCTTGAACGGGTTCCACGTCTCCCCTGGAGATCGGGACAGAGATTTTTAGAGAGACATattttagagagagagaaaaagttaCACATATTAgggatataaatatatacaatatatacaatatataatacataatgtataatatatattttatatatataaattttatatattttaatatttacttttaaatatattatatataaatatatataatatctacaatatataatatatattttatatctatataaattttacacatatttttatatatacttttaaatatattatataaatataatatatagttatatataataaatattcattattaatatataattttagaTCTATATTAAtatatcttttatatatattatgtatatatttatatatattatatataaatatatattatatatattatatatattatatatacataatatatttttatatatataaattttatatatatttttatatttacttttaaatatattatataaatatataatatatttttatatataataaatattcatataataatatataattttagaTCTATATTAAtatatcttttatatatattatgtatatatttatatatattatatataaatatatattatatattatatatattatatatacataatatatttttatatatataaattttatatatatttttatatttacttttaaatatattatataaatatataatatatttttatatataataaatattcatataataatatataattttagaTCTATATTAAtatatcttttatatatattatgtatataaaattatatattacatataatatatttttatatataaattttatatatatttttatatatctatatattataaaaatataatacatatttatatataacaaCTATttgtatattaatatataattttagaTCTATATTAATacatattatattaatatatatccatatatatttatatatcctttttatatataaaatacatattatataaaataacatatattattatatatattttatatataaaatatatataatatgtaacatgttttatatatataaattttgtatattttatatattttatatatatttatatatgatatataaatatactatATGTTTATatagtataaatatttatatattgacatattaatttatatattaatatataatattaatataggatattaatatattaatacatTTACATATcctttattatatataaaatatatgttatttaaaataatatattatcatatatattttatatattatatgtatataatactATATAtgatattatatattatataatatatataataccCTTCCCCCATACCGAGTTGTTTCTGTCTGAAAATTTCTCCTCAGTGTTGGGGTAAATTGGGGGGGGAGATTGGACACTGGATTTTTGGGGTCAAACCCCCCAGGGGAGGAGAGATCCCGGTTTTTGCCGATCCTGGGTTTTGCTTCCCAGCCTCGTTCCCTCGGCCTGGCTCAGACAAACCTCTCCCACCGGGCACGGGATGAGGGATCAGCCGGGCCGGGAAAGAGCTCTGGGATCAGCCGGGATCATCTGGGATCAGGgacaccccccagcacccacgGGGGCACCACGCCCGGGCTGCTCCCAaacacccccaaccccccctggagcccctgccagtgcccaCCCCCCCtctccaggaggaaattcctcctgattcCCAACCtgcccctcccctggcacagctccaggcccttccctctcctcctggttttccctgagccccctcccagctccagcctcctgccagggaattccagagggagaaggtcccccctgagcctcctttgctccgggatgagcccccccagctccctcaggacttctccagacccttctcctgctgctccagcccctctggacacgctccagcccctcaacaTCCTCCCGGAATTCCCAGAGCCGGGCACAGCcctcaaggtgtggcctcaccagtgcccgGCACAGGGGGCAcagtcccctccctgctcctgctgggacaCCCCAGCCATGGTCCAGGAATGTCAGGATCCCATGGGATGGTGCCAGGCCTTCAGCAGAGCCTTGGGAATTGTCTGTCCTGGAAAATCttcagcccatggcttggacagggacaTTCCCTGCTGGGTTTAGGGCCTGgggagtgctgggggatggagctgcatccGGGTGGGATCTGGGCactgggggtgtccccaggggggatggagctgcatccaggtgggatctgggcactgggggtgtccccaggggggatggagctgcatccaggtgGGATCTGGGCACTGGGGGTGTCCCCCagttgggcccagtcctgttcaATGTCTCTGTTGATGATGGGGGTGAGGGGATCGAGTGAACCATCAGCAAAcgtgcaggtgacaccaagctggggggtgtggatctgctggaaggcaggagggctctgcagagggacctgcacaggctggatccaggggctgattccaacgggatgaggcTCAACCAGGCCAAGGGGCACAACAACCCCCGGGCTGGGCCAGagtgggaagggagctgggatttgggatgggcaggaagctgaacaggagccagagtgtgcccagggggccaAGAGGGCCGATGGATCCCGGCCTGGCTCGGGAtcagggtggcagcaggagcagggcagggattgtgcCCCTCGAGGCCTCCCCTCAAGTGccgtgtccagctctgggccctcagctcaggaaggacatggaggggctggagcagggccagggaagagcagcgaggctggggaagggtctggagcacaattcccgggaggagaggctgagggagctgggggggctcagcctggagaggaggaggctcaggggagacctcccCACTCTGCACaactccctggcaggaggggggagctggggggggtcgggctctgctcccaggaaccagcagcaggacaggaggggctcaggctgtgccaggggaggtttaggttggacattaggaaggaattctttccagagagggtgatcagcccttggaatgggctgcccagggaggaggtggattctccatccctggaggtgttcaagcccagactggatgtggcatcagcaccacgggctgggaaccacggcagggttggatcaaaggttggattggatgatctcagagggctttgcCAACCCAgctgatcctgtgattctgtgatcccctgattgattctgtgactccctgattgattctgtgatcccctgattgattctgtgactccctaattgattctgtgactccctgattgattctgtgactccctgattgattctgtgatcccctgattgattctgtgactccCTGCCCCCAGACCCCGCTGTGACAGCCCTGCCCATTCCCAGGGGGTGCAGAGGGAGTGGGTGGTGCTGGTTTTCCCTGGTCCCACCCGTGAGCAGCTCGATCCAGGTCGGGACGGTCTCGGGGCACTCGGAGCCCTTGATGTGCCGCAGGGTCTCGTCCAGCAGAACGTCCCCGGTGGGAGTGTCCGACTtgagcagcacctgcagggacagagggacggACACCTGAGCTGGGTGTGCCTCCAGAAACATCACTGCTTCAAAGACATCATTCCTTCAGAAACATCACTGCTTCAAAGATATCAttccttcaaaaaaatcacTCCTTAAAAAATATCATCCCTCAAAAAAATCATTCCTTAAAAAACACACCCTTCCTTGAAGACATCATTCCTTCAAAAGCATTATTCCTTAAAAACatcattccttaaaaaatatCATTCCTCAATAAACATCATTCCTTCAAAAACataattccttaaaaaacaCATAATTACTTAGAAAACACATCATTCCTTCAAAAACATCACTCCTTAAAAAACATCATTCCTTGAAGACATCATTCCTTCAAAAACatcattcctttaaaaacacatcattcctttaaaaacacatcattcctttaaaaacacatcaTTCCTCAAAAAACAGGAATCCATCCCAGCTCCcggctccatcccagctcctcatcCTGGCTCCATCCCGGCTCCATCCCagttccatcccagctccaccccagccccatcccagctcctcacccCGGCTCCATCCCGGCTCCATCCCAGTTCCATCCCATTTCCATCTCGGCTCCATCTCGGTTCCATCCcaatcccagctccatcccaatcccagctccatcccaatcccagctccatcccaatcccagctccatcccaatcccagctccatcccggctgcatcccagctcccagctcctcatcTCAGCTCCATCCTGGTCCCATCCCAATCCCGGctccatcccaatcccagctcctcatcccagctccatccctgccccatcccaatcccagccccatcccaatCCCGgccccatcccaatcccatcTCCCGACCTTCCTGTCCAGGAGCCGTTTCCTGCGCAGGGCCAGCGGCTCCAGGCGGATGCGGCCGCGCAGGGCGAGCTCGATGAGGATCCCGCCGCGCAGCCCCGAGGAGATGCAGTCATTCCAGAAGGACGTGTAGCCCTGGGAGACACGGCGCGGAGCGGCTGGAAAACGGGAAGGAGCGGCGGGAGAGGGAGCTCCGCGCACCCGCTCCCGGCTCCCCCCGGAGGGAGGGATTTCCCCGCGAATTACAGAGGGATTTCCCCACTCGGCAGCCCCAGGATCCCACTTCCTGCCCCAAAAACTCCTGGGAACGCCGAGGAATTCCGGCCCTTCCCTGCCGCACCCGCGGGCAGCTCTGCCCGGCCCCAGGGAGCAAAAAATCCCGGGAAGTGAAAAATCcctggaagagagagaaaagagggatcCACTCTGCCCAGAACCAGGGAGGGAAAAATCCCAGGACGTGAAAAATCccgggaagagggagaaaagagggatcCACTCTGCCCAGAACCAGGGAGGGAAAAATCCCAGGACGTGAAAAATCccgggaagagggagaaaagagggatcCACTCTGCCCAGAACCAGGGAGGGAAAAATCCCGGGAAGTGAAAAATCccaggaagagggagaaaagagggatcCAATGTGCCCAGAACCAGGGAGGGAAAAATCCCAGGAAGTGAAAAAtcctggaaagagagagaaaagagggatctgctctgctcagccccaaggagggaaaaatcccagaaagggggagaaaagagggatcCACTCTGCTGGGAACACCTAACCCTgttggaagccattcccccctgtcctggcCCTCGGGAATAGTCTCTATCCATGTTTTTTGCAgctcctggaggtgctggaagGGCACAGTGAGGTCACCCCCagagctttcccttctccaggatgagcaaTCCCAGTCATTCCCACCCTCATCAGACCCATCCCCAGACTCCTGGGATTCCCAGGCAGGGGTGAAGTTTGGGAACACACATTTTGGGAGCATTTTGGGGCTGGAGTTgctgccccggggctgctcctgcccggATCTGCTCCTCCAAACCTTCCCCACGCTCGGATCTCCGGCCCTGCCGTGGGCCAGGGGGCTCATCCCGAGGGGTGGGAGCTCCAGAGGTAAAGGATTTGGCAAAAAGAaggagcagagggctgggaaaTACTCCCAGGAAGCAGGAGTTGGGTTGGTTGGGtccagggaagagggagagcGGGATAAAGGGGGTCAGACACGGAAAAGGCGGCGGCAGGAAGGGGGGGAACGGCCCATTCCCACTTCCACGGGGCTAAAAGTGGAGCCAGAGGGATCAGAGCCggcagcaggaaggaagaacCCCCGGACAGGAGAGCCCAGGGAGGGAAATCCCTGTTCCCTGAGCTTTGACAacactcagctgctgctttcccagagctgATCCCAGTTGGGAGCAATTGTAGCCCAGGTggcctctcccttcccttcccttcccttcccctcccctcccttcccaaacctttccttcccaaaccttcccaaaccttcccaaaccttcccaaacctttccttcccttcccaaaccttcccttctcaaaccttcccttcccttcccaaacttttccttcccaaaccttcccttctcttcccaaactttcccttcccaaaccttccttcccttcttccactTGTTTTTTATCCCCTGATCAGAACAAAGCCCAACTGTTTCACTGACAGGGAGCAGTTTTCCTGGGATTTCTGGGTGAGCTGGGAACAGCCCGAGCCTGGGGAGAGGCTCAGCAGGGCcaggatgggctgggatgggctgggatgggctgggatggggctgggatggagctgggatggagctggtgaTCCCGGTGGGAtggggttgggatggggttgggatggggctgggatggggctgggacggagcagggatggagctgggatgggctgggatggggctgggatggggctgggatggggatgggatggggttgGTGATCCCGGTGGGATGGGGTTGGGACGGGgttgggatggggttgggatggggctgggatggggttgggatgggcttgggatggggctgggatggggctgggatggggttGGTGATCCCGGTGGGATGGggttgggatggggctgggatgggctgggatgggctgggatggggctgggatggggctgggatggagctgggatggggctgggatggggctgggatggggctgggatggggctgggatggggttgggatgaggctgggatggagctgggatggagctgggatggagctgggatggagctgggatggagctgggatggggctgggatggggctgggatggggctgggatggagctgggatggggttgggatggggttgggatgaggctgggatggggctgggatggggctgggatggggctgggatggagctgggatggggttgggatggggttgggatggggttgggatggggctgggatgggctgggatgggctgggatggggctgggatggggttgggatgggctgggatgggctgggatgggctaggatgggctgggatggagctgggatggggttgGGATGAGGCTGGGATGAGGCTGGTGATCCCGGTGGGATGCAAAGTCCCACTTTGGGGACACCAACATCCCCCAAACCGCTCCAGCCAGGGGGAAATTCCCTTCTTGCTGCTCTTCCCCCGGGTGGAGAAGAGCAAGGGCAGCTCCAAAACCCACCAGGAGCCTCCAGCCAGAGGCACTTCCCAGAGGGAAACAGGCTGggaattcccagccctgccccagggaaGCTTTTCCAGCCCCCAAGGGCGTCTGTTTGCTCAGGACATCTGGACACTGGGCctggcccagccctgggagccaTAAAAGACACTCCAAGCCTTTATTTGCCTTCTCCACTTCCTTGTGAGGGAGGACAAGGCCACCtttcatccctgccctcctgctttcccttttccaggcgagttctccaggaaaaaagaGGTGTCAGCCTGACCTGGAGTCTCACTTCATTGCCCTGGAGGGTGTGTTAACCCcagaataaaacattaaaactggtataaaattaaactgctggGTGACTTCCAGCCCCTGGTCCCAAAAGCCAGGCTGGGCTCCAGCCAGGGGCTCTCCCACGTGGACTTTAAACAAGGAAATTATTGGAATATAAGGAAATTTGGGCAAAAATTGCCTTGTTTTTCCTGAGCCTCAGGTCAccaaagcaggagagagaaacaacCTGAGGCGTgaaaagctgcagccagggctgtgctgcctctgctctccaggaagAGGAATGTGGAAGGACAggatggagaggggagggggaaaaaaaaataaatagagtgccagggtggttttgttttaatctctTGTGCTCTCCCAGCTTCCTGGTGGCTGCAGGGCCGTTCCCAGGAGGAATCCAGCGAGCCAAGAACACCAAACACGgcccaggaatggggcaggacACGGCCCCACGCTCTCAAATATTTGATTTGCTCCctgttcctgctctcctgccgCTTCCTCCCCGGCTCTGCGGGTCCCAGAGCTCACCTGGGGTTGTCAGGCAGGACAGGCCTGGCCTCTGTCACCCTCACAACCCTCTGTCACCCTCACAGGCCTCTGTCACCCTCACAGGCCTCTGTCACCCTCACAGGCCTCTGTCACCCTCAGAGGCCTCTGTCACCCTCAGAGGCCTCTGTCCCCCTCCCAGGTCTCTGTCACCCTTTCAACCCTCTGTCACCCTCACAGGTCTCTGTCACCCTCACAACCCTCTGTCACCCTCACAGGTCTCTGTCCCCCTCACAACCCTCTGTCACCCTCACAGGTCTCTGTCCCCCTCACAACCCTCTGTCCCCCTCACAACCCTCTGTCCCCCTCACAACCCTCTGTCACACTCACAACCCTCTGTCACACTCACAACCCTCTGTCACCCTCACAACCCTCTGTCACCCTCACAACCCTCTGTCCCCCTCACAACCCACAGTTCCCTCCGTCCTGGGTCCCTCCAGCTCCCCGGgacagctcagagcagcccaggagagctgggaaagggagcTCAGGCACCTCCCAGGGGCTCAATCccagcccagaggagctggacTGAACTCCAGGAGGAGGTTTGACACCAGCTGGGAcaagcacagctcctgggggTGGGACATGGCAACCACAGAGTCCTGGGAGaccacagaatcctggaattattgaggttggaaaaggcctccgAGATaatccagcccagcctggccaaggggtgctcctggagctgggaagggctgtgctggaggctctgctctgccactgccacccCAAAAAGCTCCTGGTTGGCTTCTCCTGCTCAATCCCACCCACCTGTCAGGAAGAGCAGCcccatggaatcctggaatgggttgggagggaccttaaagatcatcaggaccacgggcagggacaattcccaccatcccaggttgctccagcctggccttgggcacttccagggatcagGCAGCTGTGGaataacctgtgccagggcctcacccccAAGGGTTCCCCCAAAACTGATCCACAACGGGACGAGGACAAGGCTCAGGGAACCCAACCCAGGGATCTCCTTCCCTGCCAAACACGTTCCTGCAGCAGACAGGCACAAACCAATCCCATGGCACCGGGATCCCCTTCCAACAGGAGGGATTCCCAGGTTACCCCAGCGGGgaaaaccagctctgctgcccagggggGTGAGGagagcccagcacagacacTCCCA
It contains:
- the GOLPH3L gene encoding Golgi phosphoprotein 3-like, whose protein sequence is MTTLTHRARRGDPGGGSAKRPDGEEDGAADREPGEEEPDDSKDIRLTLMEEVLLLGLKDKEGYTSFWNDCISSGLRGGILIELALRGRIRLEPLALRRKRLLDRKVLLKSDTPTGDVLLDETLRHIKGSECPETVPTWIELLTGETWNPFKLQFQLRNVRERLAKALVEKGILGTEKQNFLLFDMTTHPLSNGAEKLRLQRRLQESVLERWARDPRRLEPRTLALLVLAHSSDVLEGVFGALADDRYELALARARDLLDLDPELEAAKARGGCEMIWAVLAAFNKG